Below is a window of Thermodesulfomicrobium sp. WS DNA.
TAGGTCATACTGTCATTCAGGATGACCTGCTCGTAGATCTGGTTGTGTGGCTGATATGTGCAGCGCGGACATTCTGTCTCCACATCAACGAGATCGTGAATCCTCCAGTGATCCTTGTTACCCCAGACCTGGTCGATCCTGGAAACATCCTCGCAATCCGTCAGCAGCTCCAGCTTGCTGTCTCCCCTGCGGTCGCAACACAAGCTCATGACGTAACTGTCCGCGGGTGAATCTTTGCGGGAGGGGGGAGAGATGACTGCGGTCATGAACACGGCATGGCACTTGTGGAAACAGTTTGATCGCTCGAACTGATCGTTGAACTTGTGGGTAATGCCGTAGACGCCGAAGGTGTCGTCATCCAGTTCCTGGGCCTTGGCCAACTGCTCATTGAACAGGGCCACGTCGTCATCGGAAAAGCGGATTTTCTCGTTGGTTCCAATCTTGTCCCAGGGGGTTCCTGCAGGGCGGATATGGATATTCTTACAGCCGATCTCCTTGGCCAGCTTGGCCGCCTCAAAGAGCTCGCCGATATTGTCCTTGTAGAGGAGATATTTGAAGCTGACCCCATAGGAGGGATGCTTCATGCCCAACTTGGTGTTGTGCCGTCTGGAATAGTCCGTCAGCAGGGCGATATTCTCGATGACCTTTTCGAACACCTGTTTGTTCGGGTTCAGCCCCTTCAAGGCATGAAACGTCTTGGACGACCCGGCATCCACGGATACCCCCACCCAGGTGCATTGAGACAGGGGATCAATAGCATCCATGATCTGCGACCCATTGGTGACGATCCCAACCTCGACGCCATTGGAAATCACTTTGTCGATGAACGCAGGTGTCTCCGGATTAAGCAGTGGCTCTCCGCCTCCGGCAATGCAGATGGCCTTGACTCCACAATTATCAAAATGTCTCTCTCCCCAGCGGGGCAGAAAATCGGCAAGTTCCGAGAGCACTTTCCCGGAAAGCTTGCAATTGCGGTGCGTGCGGATATATTCGGCATTGCACCATACGCAATTGAAATTGCAGATATTGGTGGGATCAACCGTGATCAGGACAGGAGGGGGAATAGGCCGGCCTCGCTTGATCTGCCGCCACCGTTCCACATGGACCAACAGTTTGTAGCTGTTAAACGGATTCCACCGCTTCTGCGCGGTCCACTCCTTAATCTTGCAGGGCTGGGACTTTTTCACGAAGTCTAGGATGTTAGGTGCTGATTGGAGCATGTTGAGCCTCACAGGGTTGTCTTGTCATAGGCGCATGCAGTTTATGATCACGTAGAAATAACCCTTTCTTGAGCTCTTGACATGATGGGATCGGTCCAGTTTGTTGAATTTTCAATCCGTTGCGGGTCAAACGCGACATGTGAACCTAATAAATCCATTTCGCCTGTATCGTTTTTTGGTAAGTTCCGCTATTTTACCAGTTTTTGCGTGTGACGCAATTTGGCTAGGTGGCACACAGTCATTTCTCCCTATGCTCACACCGTGCCCCGCCCCAGCACAGAACAACATTTTGACATCCCTGGGCGGCGATCGAAACTGGCAGATATACTTGATCATTTTTAGGGCATGGATTGCCTGGTTTGAGGTTTTTCAATAATTTTTGCAAATTTCGGGCCGAAATGAGTT
It encodes the following:
- a CDS encoding radical SAM protein, with amino-acid sequence MKKSQPCKIKEWTAQKRWNPFNSYKLLVHVERWRQIKRGRPIPPPVLITVDPTNICNFNCVWCNAEYIRTHRNCKLSGKVLSELADFLPRWGERHFDNCGVKAICIAGGGEPLLNPETPAFIDKVISNGVEVGIVTNGSQIMDAIDPLSQCTWVGVSVDAGSSKTFHALKGLNPNKQVFEKVIENIALLTDYSRRHNTKLGMKHPSYGVSFKYLLYKDNIGELFEAAKLAKEIGCKNIHIRPAGTPWDKIGTNEKIRFSDDDVALFNEQLAKAQELDDDTFGVYGITHKFNDQFERSNCFHKCHAVFMTAVISPPSRKDSPADSYVMSLCCDRRGDSKLELLTDCEDVSRIDQVWGNKDHWRIHDLVDVETECPRCTYQPHNQIYEQVILNDSMTYKFI